Proteins from a single region of Terriglobia bacterium:
- a CDS encoding transposase translates to MPRSGQGGGVVRKSRFSEEQIIALLKESEAGVEPGELCRRHGITRGSLYRWKAKYGGMEVSEARRLRAL, encoded by the coding sequence ATGCCCCGCTCGGGGCAAGGAGGAGGAGTCGTGCGCAAGAGTCGATTCAGCGAAGAACAGATCATCGCCTTGCTGAAGGAGTCCGAAGCGGGGGTAGAGCCCGGCGAACTGTGCCGGCGGCACGGGATCACGCGTGGCAGCCTGTACCGCTGGAAGGCGAAGTACGGCGGCATGGAGGTGAGCGAGGCGCGGAGGCTGCGTGCACTGGA